In Acidisarcina polymorpha, the DNA window CTGCCGAATTTGGGCTCAGTTCCCGCTCGTCGTCTTACGGATTTTCTCGAACTCATCTCCGGATTGCCATTGAATTTCACCGGGCAGCGAAGACGCTTCCCATCCAAGAATAAAGCCGAAGCGCGCCAATTTCGCGTTCCCGCGGAAATCCATCGTGTCCCGGTATTCGTCGGAGGGTTGATGGTAACGGTGGGCGACATAGTCATCCGATTGGGCCTTGCCCCACTCCGGGGTTTGCCCCTCAAAGAGAGTGCCCTGCTCAATCGAAAAGGCAGGCACGCCGACGCGCGCAAAGCTGAAATGGTCGGAACGGTAATAGTGTCCCGCCAGGGGCTGCTGATCAGGTTGGATAGTCAAGCCGAATGCCTTCGCTGTCGATTCGACTACCGGATAGAAGCTGGTGCGCTCCGACCCAGCAGCCCCGATGGCAGTAGGAATCCCGACGGGGAGTAACGCGTCGTAGTTCAGGTCTAGGCTGATCTGCGAAGCCGGAACAGGAGGGTGCATCCCTAAATATTGAGAGCCCAGCAGCCCCTGTTCTTCGGCGGTGACGGCGGCGAAGTAGATTGGATGGGGCGGCTTCACCTGGGTCCACGCGCGCGCCATTTCGAGCAGGATCCCACAACCCGTCCCGTTGTCGTTGGCGCCGTTATAGATGCCGTCCCCCTTGGCGTCGGGATCAATCCCCAGGTGGTCGTAGTGCGCGGAGTAGATTACAGCCTGTTCGTTCCCGGGTGCGGTTCCCGGGATCATCGCCACAACATTGTCGGAGTCATAGCGGCGGACTTTGCTGACGATGTGCGCTTTCAGTCGAACCGGCAAGTCGATGGGCTTGAATCCGCGTTTGCCGGCAGCTTCGATCGCCTGGTCAGCCGACATGTGGATCGACGCGAGCAGCTTATCGGCGACCCCATGCTGAATCCAGCTGGCGGCGCGGAGCGTCGCGGCGGGGTCGCCTTGAAGGTAGGACTTCTCAATCGCTTGCGAATTGCGGACGACGTCCCACGGATAACTGGCGAGGTCGGTACGGTGGATGATGAGCACTCCGGCGGCGCCCAAGCGGGCAGCCTGCTCGTATTTGTACGTCCAGCGGCCGTAGTAGGTGAGAGCTTCCGCTTTGAAGAATTTTGGATCGGTCGAAGGTGGCTCGTTGACAATGACTAAGAGCACCTTCCCCTTCACATCCGCGCCGGCAAAGTCATTCCACTGGTATTCCGGGGCATCAATACCGTATCCCACAAAGACAATCGGCGCGTCGATGTCCGCGAAAGCCTTGCCGGTTGTGTCTTTCGTGACGACATCTTCACCGTACTTGAGGTCGATCGGGGGACCGGCATTCGGCACGAAGCTGAAGCTGGTTTGGTCCTCTACGGTATGAACGGCATAGAGCGGGACCTTTTGAAAATAAGTTCCTTGGTCGCCCGCTGGCTTTAGTCCTTCAATCGCAAATTGGGTCGCAATGTACTGAGCGGCGATTTCGGCGCCGCGCTTTCCCGGGCCGCGGCCTTCAAGTAGGTCATCAGCAAGAAACTTCACGTGCGCCCGGATTTTTTCGGGATCGATACCGGCAGCCGCCTGTTGCAAAGCGGCAGGAATATTGGGAAGTGAAGGCACGGAGACCTGGGCCCGCGCTGCCGCTAGGTTGCCGACTACCGTTAACCCCAGGAAGACTCTGTAGAGAGAATTTCTCATTCACACTCCATGACTCGTCGTCAGATTGGCGCAATTTACGGCATGGACCGTACCGGACCTAAGATGATTAGCGATTTCAACCAGCATAAGGAGGTTTGATGAAGCTTGGCATGAAGTCTACATCACCAAGAGGGGGATTGATCTATGGGAGAAAAGCATGGGATCAAAGCGGCCGATGCCAGAAGCGATCGATCCCCATGCGCCAACAGACGCACCGAGAATCTCGGTTTGAGAGGCACGCGGACCTTACTAACCGACAGGAGGAGGTACCTTTGACTAGAGTTCGGAGTCGCTGCGCAGAGAATCCCGCAGCTGCTTGTTGATCGCGACCGCTCTCTGAACTCCATCATCCAGCAACTTGTGCCAGGCCCTGCCGTTCTCGCCTAACTCAAGCGTTCCCATCAGGAAGCTCGTCTGCATGATGATTTCGAGAGCATTGCTTAAGTCGTGGGCCAGTTCGCGCTTACTTTTCATTGAATGTGTGGAAACGTGAGAAGTGGCCGAAAAGCTACTGGGTACAGGCAAACTCGCCATTAAGATCTCCTCTCGTTTCTTAAACCGATCGGATGCCGGGAACGGCAGCGGGGATGTCTAAAACGAATGTCTCAGATTCAGCATAAACAATGCTTTATCGTGCCGTCACCGTTTCCGCGAATTTCTTATAGAGGAGAATGATCACTTTGGGAGTGAAGTCATGCCCTAGGCAATTAGCGACGAGCCATCTGCATCCAAATATTGTTCACCTGTTCCTATCGGAGTTTTGATTCCCTTACAAAGGCCAATAGTCTCGAAGTGGAAGTACTGTCTTCCAGAAGATTCGCAAAGAGAATTACATTCGAAAAATAGCTTGACTACAAACCTACTACTACAGGAAAGAGAACGGAAAATCAGATGGCAATTCAGATGCATGAAGGGGTTCCCAGCCCCCGGGGAGCGACTTGGGACGGTAAGGGAACGAATTTCGCGGTATTTTCCGAGCATGCAACCAAGGTCGAAGTCTGCTTCTTCGATGAGAGCGGCGAAAATGAAGTCGATCGCCAGGAATTACCCGAATACACCAACCAGATTTGGCATGGTTATATCCCCAGCGTTCGGCCCGGCACCCGTTACGGCCTGCGCGTTTACGGACCCTACGATCCCGAGAACGGGCACCGTTTCAATCCAAACAAATTGCTGCTCGATCCGTACGCCTGCGCTCATATCGGCGAAATCAAGTGGGGTCCCGAGGTCTTCGGTTATCAGATGGAGTCAGGTGACGACACCACCTTCGATGAGCGCGACAGCGCACCGTTCATGCCCAAATGCATCGTGGTTGATCCCGATTTCGATTGGCACGGACAAAATCGGCTTGGCAGATTCCGGGTGCCCTTCGACGACACGATCATCTATGAAATGCATGTCAAAGGATTCACCAAGCTCCATCCAGCGGTCCCTGAGCATGAACGCGGCACGTATGCCGGCCTCTGCAACCCCGCCGTGATCGATTACATTAAGTCCCTCGGAGTCACGTCCATCGAGTTGCTCCCTATTCATACGTTCGTCAACGACAGTCATCTTCTCGAGAAAGGTCTTACCAACTACTGGGGCTACAACACGATCGGTTTCTTTGCCCCCGACCCGCGCTACGCCTCGAGCCGAGCCGATGCCTTGAAGGAATTTAAGGAAACCGTCGCGGCCCTGCATGATGCCGGTCTCGGGGTCATCCTCGACGTCGTCTATAACCACACCGCGGAAGGAAATGAACTCGGGCCGACGCTTTCCTTCAAGGGCATCGACAATGCTAGCTATTACCGGCTCATGCCCGACAAAAAGCGCTACTACATCAACGACACTGGTACCGGGAACACGCTCAATATCAGCCATCCCCGTGTGATCCAGATGGTCACTGACAGCTTGCGCTACTGGGTTGAACAAACCCGGGTGGATGGCTTCCGGTTCGATCTGGGCACCATTCTCGCCCGCGAAGTGAATGGCTTTGACAATCAGAGCGGCTTCCTCAAGTCCGTCAGCCAGGATCCCTGCCTCTCGAACGTTAAGCTGATCGCGGAACCGTGGGATTGCGGCCCCGGGGGCTATCAGGTCGGCGGCTTTCCTCCTGGATGGGCGGAGTGGAACGACAAGTTTAGAGACACGGTTCGCGAATATTGGAAGGGAGGTTCGACCGCATCGGCGTTGACGAAGCGGCTGTGTGCGTCGGCCGAGATATTCAATTACCAAGGTCGGCGCCCCTGGTCCTCCGTTAACTTCATCACCGCCCATGATGGCTTTACGCTGAATGATCTGGTTACTTACAACGAGAAGCACAACGAAGCCAACGGCGAAGACAACAAGGACGGCAGTAGCGACAACCATTCCTGGAATTGCGGTGCAGAAGGGCCGACCGATGACCCGGAGATCAACAAGCTCCGCGCACGTCAGATGCGCAACATGCTGGGCACCTTGTTGCTTTCGCAAGGTACGCCAATGTTGTTGGCTGGCGACGAGTTTGGCCGTACCCAGCAAGGCAATAACAACGCCTACTGCCAGGACAATGAGATTAGCTGGCTGAATTGGGACTTGAAGGACAAAGGGAAGCACCTCGTCAAGTTCGTGCAGAGGCTCACCAGCTTCCGGCACAAATACCCGATCCTGCGGCGCAACCTCTTCCTTACCGGGGAATACAACGAAGAGCTATGCGTTAAGGATGTGACCTGGATCAACGCCAACGGCCGCGAAATGGAAGACCATAACTGGGGCGACACCGGCATGCGCTGCTTCGGCATGCTGATCGATGGACGTGCTCAAACCACCGGCGTACGCCAGCGCGGAAAAGAGACTACGTTACTCATGGTCATCAACGATCACAGCGACCTGGTCAACTTCACACTCCCTGAAGCAGTTGGTGGCTCCGGGTGGTCTCTCCTCGTCGACACTAACATTGAAGACAACAGCGAAAAAGGCTCCTTCAAGACCGGCGATATCTATGGAGTAACTGCCAGGTCCCTGTTGCTCTTTGAACTCGAACCAGAAACAGCGTAGACGTAGACAGTCAGAGAGGAGGCCGGAATGCCTCCTCTCTGCTCTGAGATCCGCCGCAACCCCCTGATAAATCGCTATTGGGCCACAGCACCTCCGTCGCTTGCCCGAGAACAGAAATTAACAGCGTCACTGTATAGCTCGCCGGCGGCGGATTCTTGCCATGCCATTGCGTAAGACGGCGAAGGTTTGACTTCGCCGCTGCAGTTTGTGACACTAGAAGTTGCTGCCGTATTCAGCGTCCCTGCTGGATATCACAATGGATTGCCGAAGTGGTGGAATTGGCAGACGCGCATGGTTCAGGTCCATGTACTCGCAAGGGTGTGGGGGTTCGAGTCCCCCCTTCGGCACCAACTATCGAGATCATGCGGCCCCGAACCGCCAACCGCCTCCCCGTACAAAGACTCTGACGCAATACGCCGATGCCGCTCCTTACGTAGGCGGTTTCTTATTCAGGTTGCGGATGCACTCACTGAATGTCAGTCCAGATTCCGTCGAGATTGGATTAAATTTGGATCCTCATCATCGCGCATTCATTCGCCCCGCTGAGCTGCGGCGACGACGCAAACCATGAAATGCTTCACTACGCCTCTAGATGACGGTCTCCTATCTTAATGCCGCCCAGTAAACCTCGATAGGCGGCAGAATTTGGAACCAAGAAACGGACAGCCTCGGGCGGCTCACCGGGTCGGTTCCTCCGCATAAAGTGGCTATGGGTTATCGGCATAAAAAGAAGTTGGTCATCGCCGAACTCACTGCTTGCCCTTCCTAACTGGTGAATCTCCACCGGGCCTGAAGTAGGTTGCCAAATCGTGGTAGCAGGAGGTCTACGCCGATGGGCTCCGCAAGATACAAATCCGTGACAACCTAACGAAAGTGTCTCGATACAATGAGATTTTTACCAGGATACTAAGGACGATATGCCGGGCATAGGGGCACACTATCCTTCATTCGTCAGAGTTGGAGATCTATCTCGATGAAGACGCTGAGCAGGCTGATCGTTGCGGCGGTCCTGATATTCGGGCTGTTGCAGCTGGTGCGTCCCGGCATTCCGTCGATGCCGGCAAGCGCCGAGTTGCAGGCCCCCCCTGAGATCAAGCACATCCTGGAAAAGGACTGCTATAGCTGTCACTCGAACCAGCGGCGGCTTTCGTGGTTCGACCAGATCGTGCCCGGTTACTGGCTGGTGCGCCATGACATCCTGACCGCCCGGGAACACGTCAATTTCTCCACGATTGGATCAAAGCCGATCGCCATGCAGAAGGCGACGCTCTTCGAAGCCGTGAACATGATTCAGCTGGGCGCCATGCCTCTGCCGATGTTCCTCAAGTTGCATCCAGAGGCAAAGGTCACGCCCGACGAGCTGGCGATGATTAAAGCCTACCTGGCTCCGTGGTCCTCCAAACCAAACCCGCCCGGAAGCGCGCCCAAGTCAACGACCGGCGGCGAAACCAATGAGAGCCAGGCTACCGGAGGCAAGACGGATGCGTCACCAGCCGCCATTCCGGCTGAGACGCCGGCACTTGTTTCTCTGGCGGCCGTCCCGCCAGAGCTGAATGGATTTCGGTTTGACCCGACCTTCGAGAGCTGGAAGCCGATCAGCTTTTCCGATCGCGGCGACAACTACACCTTTCGCTACATTCTCGGCAATGATGTAGCCGTGAAGGCGGCCGCTGCGGGCAACATCTCTCCTTGGCCAGACGATGCGCGGTTCGCCAAGATAGCCTGGCAGCAGGAATCCGGCGCAGACGGCCTGATTCATCCCGGGAAGTTTGTGCAAGTGGAGCTTATGCAGAAAGACGCAAAAGCTTATAGAAAAACTGAGGGCTGGGGCTGGGGACGCTGGCGCGGTCTTGACTTGAAGCCTTATGGCAACGACGCCCACTTCGTGAATGAATGCACCAGCTGCCACCTTCCAGTTCGCGGCGACGACTACGTTTATACCTTGCCGATGTCCGCTGCCCGCGTCGGCCGAGAGGAAGCGGTCAACAGCCGCGCGGCAGACCTGCCGCCCAGCCTGCCTTATCAACCCCTAGGCTGGAATGCCATCACGATGTACGTCGACCCCAAGAACCATACTATGGCCACGCTCTACGGCAACGACTCCGCGGTGCAAGCGGTGCGTCCGCGCGGCTATGTTGCCGCGACCGTATCTAAGGGGCAGGCATATCCCGCGAATTCGGTTCTGGCGCTTGTCACCTCGGCGCAACGGGAGGATCCGCATTGGTTCGGTGCACGCATCCCGGATGCACCCGAGGCCGTCGAATTCGTGGAGGTTGCTGCCGCAGGATCAGAGAAGTATCGAAGGTTCAGCGGTACCGGGCTCACCGAGGAGCACGGTGCGCCCGCCGACGCCTCCCAGCGGGCCCAATTCATCATGGGACTTGCTCCTGCTCAGCTGCCGTAGTGCTAGTGGGAATGAAGCCCCGCATCTCTCAGGCCTTCACGCCAAAGTATAGTCCCGCCACGCCGAAGGTATACGGTGTCCAGGAGGTTTGGGAGTAGCCTACCTCTGCCATCGTGGCGAGCATTTCAGCGGGCGGAGGGAAATCGTGCACCGAGTTGGGTAGATAGGCGTAAGGACCGGAGACTCCTGAAAGGCGCGACCCGATGGCGGGCAGGACGCGGCGGAAGTAGAACGCATATAGCTTACCCAAAACCCCGCCAGGCTCACTGAAGTCAAGAATGCCCAGTTCACCGCCGGGGCGCAGCACTCGGTGGAATTCTTCGAGTCCAGCGCGATAATTGGCCAGGTTGCGAAACCCGAATGCGGTCGTGATCAGGTCAACGGAGTTATCGAGCAGCGGGAGATGCAGCGCATCCGCCTCGATGGCGATCGCACCGCGCTGCACAAATTTGGCGGCTCCCCGCACCAGCATCTGGTGCGAGAAATCAGCGGCGATTACCGGCCGCGCATTCGCTTGCCGATACCGCAACAGAGCCAGCGTCATGTCCCCGGTTCCACAGCACAGGTCGAGAACCACCGCCTCGGGTCGTGCTAGAACTTCACGGAAGCGCCGCGCCGTGCGCCACCACCAGAGACGATCGATATTCAACGAGAGGACATGGTTCAAGATGTCGTATCGGGGTGCAATGCCATCGAACATCTCACGCACGGCCGCCGCCGCCGTTTGTT includes these proteins:
- a CDS encoding M28 family peptidase, translating into MRNSLYRVFLGLTVVGNLAAARAQVSVPSLPNIPAALQQAAAGIDPEKIRAHVKFLADDLLEGRGPGKRGAEIAAQYIATQFAIEGLKPAGDQGTYFQKVPLYAVHTVEDQTSFSFVPNAGPPIDLKYGEDVVTKDTTGKAFADIDAPIVFVGYGIDAPEYQWNDFAGADVKGKVLLVIVNEPPSTDPKFFKAEALTYYGRWTYKYEQAARLGAAGVLIIHRTDLASYPWDVVRNSQAIEKSYLQGDPAATLRAASWIQHGVADKLLASIHMSADQAIEAAGKRGFKPIDLPVRLKAHIVSKVRRYDSDNVVAMIPGTAPGNEQAVIYSAHYDHLGIDPDAKGDGIYNGANDNGTGCGILLEMARAWTQVKPPHPIYFAAVTAEEQGLLGSQYLGMHPPVPASQISLDLNYDALLPVGIPTAIGAAGSERTSFYPVVESTAKAFGLTIQPDQQPLAGHYYRSDHFSFARVGVPAFSIEQGTLFEGQTPEWGKAQSDDYVAHRYHQPSDEYRDTMDFRGNAKLARFGFILGWEASSLPGEIQWQSGDEFEKIRKTTSGN
- the glgX gene encoding glycogen debranching protein GlgX, which produces MAIQMHEGVPSPRGATWDGKGTNFAVFSEHATKVEVCFFDESGENEVDRQELPEYTNQIWHGYIPSVRPGTRYGLRVYGPYDPENGHRFNPNKLLLDPYACAHIGEIKWGPEVFGYQMESGDDTTFDERDSAPFMPKCIVVDPDFDWHGQNRLGRFRVPFDDTIIYEMHVKGFTKLHPAVPEHERGTYAGLCNPAVIDYIKSLGVTSIELLPIHTFVNDSHLLEKGLTNYWGYNTIGFFAPDPRYASSRADALKEFKETVAALHDAGLGVILDVVYNHTAEGNELGPTLSFKGIDNASYYRLMPDKKRYYINDTGTGNTLNISHPRVIQMVTDSLRYWVEQTRVDGFRFDLGTILAREVNGFDNQSGFLKSVSQDPCLSNVKLIAEPWDCGPGGYQVGGFPPGWAEWNDKFRDTVREYWKGGSTASALTKRLCASAEIFNYQGRRPWSSVNFITAHDGFTLNDLVTYNEKHNEANGEDNKDGSSDNHSWNCGAEGPTDDPEINKLRARQMRNMLGTLLLSQGTPMLLAGDEFGRTQQGNNNAYCQDNEISWLNWDLKDKGKHLVKFVQRLTSFRHKYPILRRNLFLTGEYNEELCVKDVTWINANGREMEDHNWGDTGMRCFGMLIDGRAQTTGVRQRGKETTLLMVINDHSDLVNFTLPEAVGGSGWSLLVDTNIEDNSEKGSFKTGDIYGVTARSLLLFELEPETA
- a CDS encoding cytochrome P460 family protein — translated: MKTLSRLIVAAVLIFGLLQLVRPGIPSMPASAELQAPPEIKHILEKDCYSCHSNQRRLSWFDQIVPGYWLVRHDILTAREHVNFSTIGSKPIAMQKATLFEAVNMIQLGAMPLPMFLKLHPEAKVTPDELAMIKAYLAPWSSKPNPPGSAPKSTTGGETNESQATGGKTDASPAAIPAETPALVSLAAVPPELNGFRFDPTFESWKPISFSDRGDNYTFRYILGNDVAVKAAAAGNISPWPDDARFAKIAWQQESGADGLIHPGKFVQVELMQKDAKAYRKTEGWGWGRWRGLDLKPYGNDAHFVNECTSCHLPVRGDDYVYTLPMSAARVGREEAVNSRAADLPPSLPYQPLGWNAITMYVDPKNHTMATLYGNDSAVQAVRPRGYVAATVSKGQAYPANSVLALVTSAQREDPHWFGARIPDAPEAVEFVEVAAAGSEKYRRFSGTGLTEEHGAPADASQRAQFIMGLAPAQLP
- a CDS encoding ubiquinone/menaquinone biosynthesis methyltransferase, with product MMPGPGAKPIGATDEQTAAAAVREMFDGIAPRYDILNHVLSLNIDRLWWWRTARRFREVLARPEAVVLDLCCGTGDMTLALLRYRQANARPVIAADFSHQMLVRGAAKFVQRGAIAIEADALHLPLLDNSVDLITTAFGFRNLANYRAGLEEFHRVLRPGGELGILDFSEPGGVLGKLYAFYFRRVLPAIGSRLSGVSGPYAYLPNSVHDFPPPAEMLATMAEVGYSQTSWTPYTFGVAGLYFGVKA